The following coding sequences are from one Arachis hypogaea cultivar Tifrunner chromosome 7, arahy.Tifrunner.gnm2.J5K5, whole genome shotgun sequence window:
- the LOC112704095 gene encoding protein SHI RELATED SEQUENCE 3: MPTATNSIEKEEEETGIKGDQSSTKCQDCGNQAKKECSYWRCRTCCKNKGFHCQTHIKSTWVPVDRRRLRKVNNHFQLYHPHISKKHKHFYSPSPGVEDKLKLPSATNSMAIFRRVEVRSMDHAVNEIGYQTCVNIGGHVFSGLLYDHGPAAVAAAPFLDHHHQQNLNHGASMGPVDDVDEPFLPPPPLSDPLRTPYFSFPKP, from the exons ATGCCAACGGCAACAAACAgtattgaaaaagaagaagaagaaacagggATAAAGGGGGATCAAAGTTCAACGAAGTGCCAAGACTGTGGGAACCAAGCGAAGAAGGAGTGTTCATATTGGAGGTGCAGAACATGCTGCAAGAACAAAGGATTCCATTGTCAAACCCATATCAAGAGCACTTGGGTCCCCGTTGACCGAAGGCGCCTCAGGAAAGTAAATAACCACTTTCAGTTGTACCACCCACATATCTCCAAAAAGCACAAGCACTTCTACTCACCATCACCAG GTGTAGAGGACAAGTTAAAGTTGCCATCTGCTACGAATTCCATGGCTATATTTCGGCGCGTTGAGGTTAGGTCAATGGATCATGCGGTTAACGAAATTGGCTATCAAACATGTGTCAACATTGGAGGACATGTATTTAGTGGTCTTCTATATGATCATGGCCCTGCTGCTGTTGCTGCTGCTCCTTttcttgatcatcatcatcaacagaaTCTCAATCATGGTGCAAGTATGGGTCCAGTTGATGATGTTGATGAACCTTTCTTGCCTCCACCACCACTTTCAGACCCGCTACGTACGCCCTACTTCTCATTTCCAAAACCATAG